In Coccidioides posadasii str. Silveira chromosome 4, complete sequence, one genomic interval encodes:
- a CDS encoding uncharacterized protein (EggNog:ENOG410PR1I~COG:S~BUSCO:2755at33183), producing the protein MRGIGILGETVGSQICPSCLWRIASQNASGGPPRGPLEFFRSLSTLPRRPLVPSSRRKRSASLKWRIGIPAAVHGNTTAALPSESTLDFDPFTLGKDVESCNGDQLLNHNPVQQTVVPPLDIDAILEEAQPGRILAGLTSSPEFQQAVSQLPAATFSEVIRLLSPEYFIEPSKELLSHLHPTTAYVNRILPLSMLMARFAEQLETIVEQRRYAGHRLGLAEYTHLLSCAASMGYGRMAHRFWEEMAEDGIEPTVECYNYLMEAKAWDGGYVAKENHRVRSTVWNYEKRKRWPSNPGYKGFKTGKGGVRDQVHGLFSMMVESGLNPNEATFIHVMTAAGREWDMESVKTTLRTVWGIDVDLLEKDPASHPPVTVYAVSSPLHPTSHSLFAVAHIFGSNNEFATALKLVDFISQSYHIPIPQRVWQELLEWSFVLSVDRFGENLREKSVGMIPRDSAHKLFDVFTSSPYNTPANFKMYDLVVKLGWMRQSKDRTFRYMHAAREHFLQTLKTRNQLFHKLSSMHKEIMSTKGPYRTDNSSVTGEYGSVLSEPAYDYRLTHLYPSVTSPGAYWDLYNTVKHLNVTVARESLRFQRWIRLVLTRRKWTGSKARWERQGIPDFIAEWKEFLPRRVFYHTRAGIVEFDPVSFWPEGHRWDLASFMLPLWDAENRLIQGYGESHQSQTTDDQENLNDPATCATRLD; encoded by the coding sequence ATGAGGGGAATTGGCATTTTGGGAGAGACAGTCGGGTCTCAAATCTGTCCATCTTGCCTATGGAGGATTGCTAGCCAAAATGCCTCCGGTGGCCCCCCGCGAGGGCCATTGGAATTCTTTCGATCTCTTTCCACGCTTCCTCGCAGACCCTTGGTACCCTCGTCCCGGCGAAAACGCAGCGCTAGCCTGAAATGGAGGATCGGAATTCCCGCAGCGGTACATGGAAATACGACAGCAGCACTACCTAGCGAGAGCACCCTGGACTTCGATCCTTTTACACTCGGGAAGGACGTCGAGAGTTGTAATGGCGATCAGTTGCTCAACCATAACCCTGTACAACAAACTGTTGTACCGCCACTCGACATCGACGCAATTCTCGAAGAAGCACAACCGGGGAGGATACTGGCTGGGCTCACAAGCTCACCCGAATTTCAGCAAGCAGTATCCCAGCTGCCAGCAGCCACCTTTTCCGAAGTCATACGGCTACTTTCTCCCGAATATTTTATTGAACCCAGCAAGGAATTACTGTCTCATCTACACCCCACCACCGCCTATGTCAATCGAATCTTACCACTATCCATGCTCATGGCACGGTTTGCAGAACAGCTGGAAACCATTGTTGAACAGCGGCGCTATGCAGGCCATCGCCTGGGTTTAGCGGAATACACCCACCTTCTGTCCTGCGCTGCATCAATGGGTTATGGTCGAATGGCGCACCGTTTTTGGGAGGAAATGGCTGAGGATGGAATTGAGCCGACTGTCGAATGTTACAACTACTTGATGGAAGCTAAAGCATGGGACGGTGGATATGTGGCTAAAGAAAATCACAGGGTTCGGTCTACCGTTTGGAATTACGAAAAGCGAAAACGATGGCCGAGCAATCCTGGTTATAAAGGGTTCAAAACCGGCAAAGGTGGCGTGAGGGACCAGGTGCATGGCCTCTTCAGTATGATGGTGGAGTCCGGATTAAATCCAAACGAGGCCACTTTCATACATGTTATGACGGCAGCTGGTCGTGAATGGGATATGGAATCCGTCAAAACCACGCTACGGACGGTATGGGGTATCGATGTTGATTTACTTGAAAAGGATCCCGCGAGCCACCCACCAGTAACCGTATACGCCGTATCCTCTCCGCTACATCCTACATCCCATTCTCTATTCGCCGTTGCTCATATCTTTGGCTCTAATAATGAGTTCGCAACGGCTTTGAAGCTTGTTGATTTTATCTCCCAAAGCTATCACATTCCCATACCGCAACGTGTTTGGCAAGAGTTGCTTGAGTGGTCGTTTGTTCTCTCGGTCGATAGATTCGGGGAAAATCTTCGCGAAAAGTCGGTTGGCATGATCCCACGAGATTCTGCCCACAAACTCTTTGATGTTTTCACTTCCTCCCCTTACAACACGCCCGCTAATTTCAAGATGTACGATTTGGTCGTTAAGCTTGGCTGGATGAGACAGTCGAAGGACCGCACTTTCCGATATATGCATGCTGCTCGCGAACACTTCCTCCAGACGCTCAAAACACGAAATCAGCTTTTCCATAAACTTTCGAGCATGCACAAAGAGATTATGTCCACAAAAGGACCATACAGAACCGACAACTCATCAGTAACAGGTGAATATGGCTCAGTGTTGTCCGAACCAGCCTATGACTACCGCCTTACCCACCTTTATCCTTCAGTCACCTCTCCAGGGGCTTACTGGGACCTGTATAACACCGTAAAACACCTCAATGTTACTGTTGCCCGCGAAAGCTTACGCTTCCAACGGTGGATCCGATTAGTGCTCACGCGACGAAAGTGGACTGGCTCAAAAGCTCGGTGGGAAAGACAGGGGATCCCAGATTTTATAGCCGAATGGAAGGAATTCCTCCCTCGCCGTGTCTTTTACCATACAAGGGCCGGCATAGTCGAATTTGACCCCGTGAGCTTTTGGCCTGAAGGCCATCGGTGGGACCTTGCAAGCTTCATGCTGCCCCTTTGGGATGCAGAAAATCGGCTGATCCAGGGGTATGGTGAGAGTCACCAATCCCAAACGACAGACGATCAAGAGAATCTCAATGACCCAGCCACTTGTGCAACGCGACTTGATTGA